TCCTTTGATGCCCCCGACCCGGCGAAATCGTCAAAGGCTTTTTCGGTGACGCGGATGATGTGATCGCGGATAAAGGGTGCGCCTTCGCGGGCGCCATCCTCCGGATGCTTCAGGCAGCACTCCCATTCCAATACAGCCCAGCCTTCGTAATTATACTGCGCCAGCTTGGAGAAAATGCCCTTGAAATCGACCTGGCCGTCACCGAGCGAACGGAAGCGGCCCGGGCGATCCACCCAGCTCTGATAGCCACCATAAACACCTGAGCGGCCATTGGGATTGAACTCGGCATCCTTGACGTGGAACATCTTGATGCGTTCGTGGTAGATGTCGATATAGCTCAGATAATCAAGCTGTTGCAGCACAAAATGGCTGGGATCGAACAGGATGTTGGCGCGTTTATGCCCGCCAACTTCATCAAGAAAACGTTCGAAGGTCGCGCCATCGTGCAGATCCTCGCCGGGGTGGATCTCATAGCAGCAATCGACGCCGGCGTCCTCGAAGGCATTGAGGATCGGCTTCCAGCGCCGGCCAAGTTCGGCAAAGGCTTCCTCCACCAGACCGGCGGGGCGCTGCGGCCACGGATAGAGATAGGGCCAGGCCAGCGCGCCGGAAAAGGTGGCGTGCGCTTTAAGGCCGAGACGCTGCGAGGCTTTCGCTGCCAGCTTGACCTGCTCGACCGCCCAGGCCTGACGCTCCTTCGGTTTGCCATGCAGGGCTAAGGGCGCGAAACCATCGAACAGGCTGTCATAGGCCGGATGGACGGCGACCAACTGGCCTTGCAGATGGGTCGAAAGCTCGGTCACCGACAGGCCGTACTTGCCCAGCATACCGGTGATCTCATCGGCATAGGTCTGGCTTTGCGCGCACTTTTCCAGATCGAAAATCGCCGGTGACGAGGTCGGAATCTGCAAGCCCTTGTAGCCGAGGCCCGACGCCCACTGCGCCATGCTTTCCAGCTTGTTGAATGGGGCGGTGTCGCCGAGGAATTGCGCCAGGAAAATACCCGGTCCTTTGAGGGTCTTCACAGCAGGGTCTCCCAGCTTTTGTTGCGACTTGAGGTGATGGCGGTCTCGATAAAGGCCATGCCGCGCACGCCGTCTTCGATGCCGGGCACGATCGAGGCCTCCCCCGTCGTGACCTGATGAGCGAAATCGCTGTAGAGCGTGGCAAAGGCTTCGAGATAGCCCTCCGGATGGCCGGCGGGTACGCGCGCGCCGTAAGACACATAGGGCGTGCCGGCGTGCAGGATTTGCGTCGGGGCGTCGTGCCAATTGAGCGTCAGGGTGTTGGGCGTTTCTTGGCTCCAGTCGAGCCCGCCCTTCTCGCCATAGACACGCAGGCGCAGGCCATTGCGATCCCCGGCAGCGATCTGCGACGCCACCAGCACGCCGCGGGTGCCCTTATTGTAGCGCAGCAACACGTTGCAGTCGTCGTCAAGCGTGCGTCCCGGCACCACGATACTGAGATCGGCGCTCAAACTTTCCACATGCGCGCCACTGACGAATTCGCTCAGGTGAAAGGCATGGACGCCGATATCGGCGATGCAGCCGCCAAGGCCCGACTGGCGCGGATCGGCCCGCCAGTCTGCCTGTTTTGAATGCACGTCCTGCGACAGCCAGCCCTGGCTGTACTCGACCACGATCTTGCGGATCTGGCCGAGCTTGCCTTCGGCGATCAGTTTTCTGGCCTCACGCACCAGCGGATAACCGCTGTAGGTATAGGTCAGGGCATAGTGCTTGCCGGTGGCCCGCACCACATCGCGCAGGCGCAGGGCTTCTTCGAGATTGAGCGTCGCCGGCTTGTCGCACAGCACATGAAAACCCGCCTCCAGCGCCGCTTTGGCGACCGGGAAGTGGGTGTCGTTGGGGGTGACGATCGACAGGACGTCGATGCGGTCCGGGCGGCGCGCCTCTTCGCTGAGCAGGGCCTGCCACGAGGGATAGACGCGATCGGGCGCGAGGCCGTAGCCCTCGCCCGCCTGACGGTTTTTACCCGCGTCGCGGCTGAAAGCGCCGGCGGTCAGGGCCAGCCGGTCATCGAGCCGTGCCGCCATCAGGTGCACCGGCCCGATAAACGCGCCGGGCCCGCCGCCGATCATGCCGAGTTTGAGTTTGGTCACAGGTATCGTCTCAACTTTTCTTGTTATGATTTTAATGGTCGCCGATGACGACCGGTTTGTAGCCGCCACG
The window above is part of the Asticcacaulis sp. MM231 genome. Proteins encoded here:
- a CDS encoding sugar phosphate isomerase/epimerase, which produces MKTLKGPGIFLAQFLGDTAPFNKLESMAQWASGLGYKGLQIPTSSPAIFDLEKCAQSQTYADEITGMLGKYGLSVTELSTHLQGQLVAVHPAYDSLFDGFAPLALHGKPKERQAWAVEQVKLAAKASQRLGLKAHATFSGALAWPYLYPWPQRPAGLVEEAFAELGRRWKPILNAFEDAGVDCCYEIHPGEDLHDGATFERFLDEVGGHKRANILFDPSHFVLQQLDYLSYIDIYHERIKMFHVKDAEFNPNGRSGVYGGYQSWVDRPGRFRSLGDGQVDFKGIFSKLAQYNYEGWAVLEWECCLKHPEDGAREGAPFIRDHIIRVTEKAFDDFAGSGASKESLRNLMGITPH
- a CDS encoding Gfo/Idh/MocA family oxidoreductase translates to MTKLKLGMIGGGPGAFIGPVHLMAARLDDRLALTAGAFSRDAGKNRQAGEGYGLAPDRVYPSWQALLSEEARRPDRIDVLSIVTPNDTHFPVAKAALEAGFHVLCDKPATLNLEEALRLRDVVRATGKHYALTYTYSGYPLVREARKLIAEGKLGQIRKIVVEYSQGWLSQDVHSKQADWRADPRQSGLGGCIADIGVHAFHLSEFVSGAHVESLSADLSIVVPGRTLDDDCNVLLRYNKGTRGVLVASQIAAGDRNGLRLRVYGEKGGLDWSQETPNTLTLNWHDAPTQILHAGTPYVSYGARVPAGHPEGYLEAFATLYSDFAHQVTTGEASIVPGIEDGVRGMAFIETAITSSRNKSWETLL